The following coding sequences are from one Coffea arabica cultivar ET-39 chromosome 11e, Coffea Arabica ET-39 HiFi, whole genome shotgun sequence window:
- the LOC113719528 gene encoding putative late blight resistance protein homolog R1A-10, with protein MESFGKLIKSENPTCTGVVDSLLAELDIRKRLLLSGQPDDNHQIGILIAEVRLWRMLLIYVAYLSDADMKFGVGRELGSMDRDLDAALKEATNDFRVASKKEGVGKISSDFGADPEKYESMVHKGLTRGDYGVAMSELQQKLMLFRPQMKAAYERIASNHSFQSHHPLSRSGVCSLFCQNLQQVVLVLYCGKGKMLEYMHLKVETMSKMLKRLQSFISTMVRFSLDLDRDFLTHFGALLVRTAHFCCLCWIDQMEEDKIEELSIMLHDLLKAFKLDTTEVVQLFLKLLRPYSLVKTWTSIPTPVETFVDFLFPEKDPQLETFFKGLEHLIMFVLEVGEPEKFDLKLLIMDITAAISRLGYFGDLFNEIGESTGYIFSTNVSAFFRLLEKIELLRVEVFLDELLKKRISLELLENRIDSFHEGLFYLESYQRYASKWKSKAPKLIWLHIKPVAGKAGSVYQSFHAKSVTEDKFKHELTMLHCKIQLLKTEILLEELLDGNPDLIINGRLRLEELLDGHPNLTVNVKNQMESLDLGLIVLRTYLMGPLEDDEKLILTDAESVARVASLFYYSLLKNDIAEHAVGNFSHVLPKLVRKMDLVNAKIKEIYMPVRRSSKSHFPKTEGFGFIDCLLGDLSELLNSEAGFLVSLRHQVHAVHRDLEFLRSFLSDIKEQYNDRPDLKSFVSSIIQVSLEAEYLIETFVVGNCLRWYHPLWLSDLLEDLNLFKVQATEICTNEHTISIHDVPTSSMNMVSPAKIPMIDEVVIDLTDEKKLIIDRLTAGLPQLDVVSIVGMPGLGKTTLALKAYNDPSVTYQFHARAWCYVSHTYRRRELLLQILGEIVELKDDILEMSDEDLEMKLYQCLKGKRYLIVMDDIWSTEAWYDFQRSFPNDNNGSRILITSRHFDVAVKLKADSTPHPLRLLSDDESWTLLQKKLFYTKKCPNELVIVGKKIAESCRGLPLAVVAISGLLERTDMIPDWWKQVSESICSHIVDDPVTGCMDILELSYRYLPNHLKPCFLYTGVFLEDKNIPVRKLTWLWIAEGFIPNNGLDSKEDVAEGYLRDLIGRSLVTASKRRSLGGVKTCHEHDMLRTLCLQKCEEENFLQWKNGYDELFPSSHMDLDYGVDPNYFCPPISQKYEKRRVSICSKRNHFVMSRPSGPHVQSLLYFATSDLYPRCPYDITFIFDNFKLLKVLDLESINMGSSFPTEVQLLVRLRFLALCGDIDTIPASISNLRVLESLLVKGLKGKVLLPYTLWSMEKLRHVHVNNYAAIALQDSESTSSSQALNLVSLSCPYLLCGKGTEDIMRKLLKLQKLSCVFSELRDDSGKCNHFPVLNFLTELESLNVLYSGRIALPCKFEFPLNLKKLTLSKFRLPWDSISEIGRLPNLEVLKLLSRAFEGKVWEMKGGEFLKLKFLKLDSLNVAQWNASSDHLPQLQHLILRSCRQLKEVPSGFAESCTLEMIEVQLCTHTVEESVKSLQDEQLGMGYELKVLIDHSDMDF; from the coding sequence ATGGAATCTTTTGGAAAACTTATTAAGAGCGAGAATCCAACTTGCACTGGTGTTGTTGATTCTCTCTTGGCCGAGCTGGATATCCGGAAAAGGCTGTTATTGTCAGGTCAGCCGGATGATAATCATCAAATTGGGATCCTCATAGCGGAAGTGAGACTCTGGAGAATGCTTCTGATCTACGTCGCATATTTGAGTGACGCTGACATGAAGTTTGGTGTTGGTCGGGAGTTGGGGTCGATGGACCGGGACCTTGATGCTGCTTTGAAAGAGGCAACTAATGATTTTCGAGTTGCTTCCAAGAAAGAAGGTGTCGGTAAAATAAGCAGCGATTTTGGAGCTGATCCTGAGAAATACGAGTCCATGGTTCACAAAGGTCTTACAAGGGGTGATTATGGAGTTGCAATGTCTGAGTTGCAACAAAAGCTTATGCTTTTCAGGCCTCAGATGAAGGCAGCTTATGAACGCATTGCATCCAACCATTCATTTCAATCGCACCATCCCCTAAGCCGTTCTGGTGTCTGCAGTCTCTTCTGCCAAAATCTACAGCAGGTTGTCCTGGTGCTTTATTGTGGGAAAGGCAAGATGCTAGAATATATGCACCTAAAAGTCGAAACCATGTCCAAGATGCTTAAACGTCTCCAAAGCTTCATCAGCACTATGGTAAGATTTTCTCTTGATCTAGACAGAGATTTCTTGACTCATTTTGGAGCTTTACTGGTCCGCACTGCACATTTTTGTTGCTTGTGCTGGATTGACCAAATGGAAGAAGACAAGATCGAGGAGCTGTCGATTATGCTTCATGATCTGCTGAAGGCATTCAAGCTGGATACTACAGAAGTTGTACAGCTGTTTCTGAAATTACTCAGGCCTTATTCCTTGGTGAAAACCTGGACATCAATCCCTACTCCAGTTGAAACATTTGTCGATTTTCTCTTTCCTGAGAAGGATCCTCAACTTGAAACCTTCTTCAAAGGGCTTGAACACCTGATAATGTTCGTCCTTGAAGTTGGAGAACCAGAGAAATTTGATCTAAAGCTGCTTATAATGGACATCACAGCAGCGATTTCCAGGCTTGGATATTTTGGTGACTTGTTTAATGAGATAGGAGAGTCAACAGGATACATATTTAGCACAAATGTATCTGCATTTTTTAGGTTGCTTGAAAAGATTGAGCTTCTCAGAGTGGAAGTATTCCTGGATGAGCTACTAAAGAAAAGGATCAGTTTGGAGCTCCTTGAGAATCGTATTGATTCTTTCCATGAGGGACTCTTCTATTTGGAAAGTTATCAAAGATATGCATCCAAATGGAAAAGCAAAGCTCCTAAGCTGATCTGGTTGCATATCAAACCTGTGGCTGGGAAGGCTGGCTCTGTTTATCAATCGTTCCATGCCAAGTCAGTCACTGAAGACAAGTTCAAACATGAGCTAACTATGTTGCACTGCAAGATTCAACTTTTGAAGACTGAGATACTTTTGGAAGAGCTTCTCGATGGAAACCCAGATCTCATAATCAATGGCCGACTACGTTTGGAAGAGCTTCTTGATGGACATCCAAATCTCACAGTCAATGTGAAGAACCAAATGGAAAGCCTCGATCTGGGGCTGATAGTCCTTAGAACTTATTTGATGGGTCCGCTGGAGGATGATGAGAAACTAATCTTAACAGATGCAGAGTCAGTAGCAAGGGTTGCTTCTCTTTTTTATTACTCTCTTCTCAAAAATGATATTGCAGAACATGCGGTGGGGAATTTCAGTCATGTGCTTCCTAAGTTAGTAAGAAAGATGGACCTTGTTAATGCAAAGATCAAAGAGATTTATATGCCTGTTCGAAGGTCATCAAAATCCCATTTCCCTAAGACAGAAGGATTTGGCTTCATTGATTGTCTTTTAGGAGATCTCAGCGAGCTGCTAAACTCTGAAGCGGgatttcttgtttccttgagGCATCAAGTTCATGCTGTTCACAGAGACTTAGAGTTCTTGAGATCCTTCCTCAGTGATATTAAAGAGCAGTATAATGACCGTCCGGATTTGAAAAGTTTTGTTTCGTCCATTATCCAAGTATCACTTGAGGCAGAATATCTCATTGAAACGTTTGTGGTTGGCAATTGTTTGCGATGGTATCATCCATTATGGCTTTCTGATCTCCTGGAAGATCTCAACCTTTTTAAGGTTCAGGCCACAGAAATCTGTACGAATGAACATACCATCAGCATCCATGATGTTCCCACCTCTTCAATGAATATGGTATCACCAGCGAAGATTCCCATGATTGATGAAGTTGTGATTGATCTCAccgatgaaaaaaaattgatcattGATAGGCTTACAGCTGGATTACCACAGCTAGATGTTGTTTCAATTGTTGGCATGCCTGGACTCGGCAAGACAACTTTAGCCTTGAAGGCGTATAATGATCCTTCAGTTACCTATCAGTTCCACGCTCGTGCATGGTGTTATGTCTCCCACACATATCGAAGAAGAGAATTGCTTCTTCAGATTTTAGGTGAAATTGTGGAACTTAAGGATGATATCCTTGAAATGAGTGATGAAGATTTAGAGATGAAGTTGTACCAATGCCTAAAGGGGAAAAGGTACCTCATTGTTATGGACGATATTTGGAGCACTGAGGCATGGTACGATTTCCAACGATCATTTCCAAATGACAACAATGGAAGCAGAATACTGATCACGAGTCGGCACTTTGATGTGGCGGTAAAATTGAAAGCGGATAGTACTCCTCACCCCCTTCGGCTACTGTCTGATGATGAAAGCTGGACGCTGTTGCAAAAGAAGTTGTTTTACACGAAAAAGTGCCCCAATGAATTAGTGATAGTCggaaagaaaattgcagaaagctGTAGAGGACTTCCTCTTGCAGTTGTTGCAATATCTGGTCTCCTTGAAAGGACAGACATGATACCAGACTGGTGGAAACAAGTTTCAGAAAGCATTTGCTCACACATTGTGGATGATCCTGTGACGGGGTGCATGGACATACTAGAGCTAAGCTACAGATATTTGCCTAACCATTTGAAGCCTTGCTTTCTATATACTGGAGTATTTTTGGAGGATAAAAACATTCCAGTTAGGAAGTTGACATGGTTGTGGATAGCTGAAGGATTTATACCCAATAATGGGCTGGACAGCAAGGAAGATGTTGCAGAGGGATACTTGAGGGATCTAATTGGAAGAAGCCTAGTAACAGCTTCCAAAAGGCGATCGCTTGGAGGTGtcaaaacatgtcatgaacaTGACATGTTGCGAACCTTATGCCTGCAAAAATGtgaagaagaaaacttcttGCAATGGAAAAATGGGTATGATGagctttttccttcttctcaTATGGATTTAGACTACGGTGTTGACCCCAattatttttgtccaccaatTTCCCAAAAATATGAGAAACGTAGGGTGTCTATTTGTTCCAAGAGGAATCATTTTGTCATGTCAAGGCCTTCTGGGCCACATGTCCAGTCTCTACTGTACTTTGCCACCAGTGATTTGTATCCTAGATGTCCCTACGACATCACCttcatttttgacaattttaaaCTCCTTAAAGTGCTAGATTTGGAATCCATCAATATGGGGAGTTCTTTCCCCACTGAAGTACAATTGTTGGTCCGTTTGAGATTTTTAGCTCTTTGTGGTGATATAGACACTATTCCAGCATCAATATCCAATCTCCGGGTTCTTGAAAGCTTGCTCGTGAAGGGATTGAAAGGTAAAGTTCTACTACCTTATACTCTTTGGAGCATGGAAAAGTTGAGACACGTCCATGTAAATAATTATGCTGCCATCGCCTTGCAAGACAGCGAAAGCACATCTTCTTCTCAAGCACTTAATCTGGTCAGTCTTTCCTGCCCATACCTCCTTTGTGGAAAAGGTACAGAGGATATCATGAGGAAATTACTTAAACTTCAGAAACTAAGCTGTGTATTTTCTGAATTACGGGATGATAGTGGGAAGTGCAATCATTTTCCAGTGCTGAACTTTCTGACAGAGCTCGAGTCCCTCAATGTACTCTATTCTGGTAGGATTGCTCTTCCTTGTAAGTTTGAGTTCCCATTGAATCTCAAGAAGTTGACACTGTCAAAATTCCGCCTACCGTGGGATTCAATTTCGGAGATTGGGAGATTGCCTAACCTTGAGGTTCTCAAATTACTTTCAAGAGCCTTTGAGGGGAAAGTGTGGGAAATGAAAGGAGGAGAGTTccttaaactgaaatttttgaagCTCGACAGCCTAAACGTTGCTCAATGGAATGCCTCTAGTGATCACCTGCCACAGCTTCAACACCTAATTCTGCGAAGTTGCAGGCAGCTTAAGGAGGTTCCTTCTGGTTTTGCGGAGAGCTGTACtctggaaatgattgaggtgcaACTGTGTACACACACTGTTGAAGAGTCAGTGAAATCACTTCAAGATGAACAACTTGGAATGGGATATGAATTGAAGGTCCTCATTGACCATTCAGACATGGATTTCTGA